The sequence below is a genomic window from Cobetia sp. cqz5-12.
TTTGGTCAGATCGCCCAGGCCAACTTTCAAGGCCAGCTCCGCGGTGCGGTTGGCATAGCCCCACTCGTTGTCATACCAGGCGTACAGCTTGAGCTGGGTGCCCGCGACGACCATGGTCGAGGGCGCATCGATGATGCTGGAGCGGGAATCGGTACGGAAATCGATCGATACCAGCGGGCGTGTCTCGTAGCCCAGCACGCCGGCCAGCTCGCCTTCCGCCGCGCTCTTGAGCGCCTGATTGACCTCTTCCACCGTCACTTCGCGGTTGAGCTCGAATACCATGTCGGTGAGGGAGGCATTGGCCAGTGGCACGCGAATGGCGTGGCCGTTCAAGCGGCCTTCCAGCTCCGGGAAGATGGCACTGATCGCCTTGGCGGAGCCGGTGGTCGTCGGAATCAGGCTCATGCCGCAGGCACGCGCGCGGCGCAGGTCCTTGTGCGGCGCATCCAGAATCGTCTGGGTATTGGTGATGTCGTGCACGGTGGTCATGGAGCCATGACGAATGCCGAACTGCGACTGGATCACCTTGATCACCGGCGCCAGGCAATTGGTGGTGCAGCTGGCAGCAGTGACGATGCGATGCTCATCAGCGCTGTAAAGATGATCATTCACGCCCATGACGATGTTGAGCACACCCTCTTCCTTGACCGGCGCAGAGACCACGACGCGACCGACACCCTGCTCGAGATAGGCATTCAGCACGTCGGTGCTCTTCTTCTTGCCGGAGGCCTCGATCACCACGTCACAACCCGACCAGTCGGTGTCACCGATCTCACGCTGGCTTGAGAACGCCGTGCGCTGACCATCGAGGGTGATGGAATCCTCGTCACTGGTGATTCCCGCGCCCGGCGACCACTGGCCATGCACGGAATCGAATTCCAGCAGATGGGCGAAGGTTGCGGCATCGCCACCCGGGTCATTGATACGCACCACGTCCAGCGCGATATCCTCGCGCAGCTTCCACAGCGCGCGCAGTGCGAGACGACCGATGCGCCCGAAGCCGTTGATACCGACGCGCAGGGCCGGCATGCCCTCCGGCACGCTGATGGACGAGGAATAGGACGGAGCGCTATGAGCAGGACACATGGGCATTTCCTTGAGAGTGTTCGAAAAGATTCGGCTAACGTTCTACGGCCTGTACGCTCAGCAGCAGCGCACAGGGCGGTTGGGCATCGTCTCCAGCCACGCCATCCAGCGCGACACCTCGCGGGCGTTGGCCTGACAGAGAGTCGCGAGAATCTGATGGCACCAGGCCGGCAGATCAGGTGCCAGGCGGTAGTGCACCCACTGACCACGCCGCTGACTGGTCAGCAGGCCAGCATCTCTCAGCTGGGCGAGATGCCGCGAGACCTTGGGTTGGGAGATGGGCATGGC
It includes:
- a CDS encoding ArsJ-associated glyceraldehyde-3-phosphate dehydrogenase — its product is MPALRVGINGFGRIGRLALRALWKLREDIALDVVRINDPGGDAATFAHLLEFDSVHGQWSPGAGITSDEDSITLDGQRTAFSSQREIGDTDWSGCDVVIEASGKKKSTDVLNAYLEQGVGRVVVSAPVKEEGVLNIVMGVNDHLYSADEHRIVTAASCTTNCLAPVIKVIQSQFGIRHGSMTTVHDITNTQTILDAPHKDLRRARACGMSLIPTTTGSAKAISAIFPELEGRLNGHAIRVPLANASLTDMVFELNREVTVEEVNQALKSAAEGELAGVLGYETRPLVSIDFRTDSRSSIIDAPSTMVVAGTQLKLYAWYDNEWGYANRTAELALKVGLGDLTKAASQER
- a CDS encoding metalloregulator ArsR/SmtB family transcription factor, producing MKPSTNDVIDGVEGMAACLTPLQVFKCLAEDTRLTIVQLLAQMEELCVCELIWLLEQRAMPISQPKVSRHLAQLRDAGLLTSQRRGQWVHYRLAPDLPAWCHQILATLCQANAREVSRWMAWLETMPNRPVRCC